The Microplitis mediator isolate UGA2020A chromosome 8, iyMicMedi2.1, whole genome shotgun sequence genome has a window encoding:
- the LOC130672685 gene encoding tyrosine-protein phosphatase non-receptor type 1, whose amino-acid sequence MSTETRDAVSNVETEFLEINSKGAWAILYQHIRNESSNYDYSCNESKKLQNKNLNRYRDVAPYDHTRVILKRGSCDYINANLVKMEKAHRQYILTQGPLPCTAGHFWLMVWEQNSKAILMLNKVIEKEQVKCHQYWPLGGSNSTMTFPDVNLKVDFVKKIETSHYTTSTLRLTDLETKQSREILHFHYITWPDFGVPQSPVAFLRFLVDVRKSGALDSNVGPPIVHCSAGIGRSGTFCLVDTCLVLIEENGLNSVNVKEVLLEMRRSRMGLIQTPDQLRFSYAAIIEGAKQLPSNNNLDDGIEIINHYDVVNNDIMNSSQEEDDEPPPLPPPRGDSLTRSMMSDLTPSPVSENENGTGPPNKPLPMEPPILIDNINKLPTTNSNNVHENNVDVVGEEDSENALLRDSSPRSDTSDTKNELRQRHQEKKDRLAKQVREMKRRQQQTENWQKFKRSIFKPVTLGIDQKAKQRNQFKCTRKLTLLDDENKRRINNFLRKLNKLIIKSNKNT is encoded by the exons ATGAGCACAGAAACGAGGGACGCCGTCAGCAACGTCGAGACTGAATTTCTGGAGATAAATTCAAAGGGAGCTTGGGCGATTTTATACCAG CACATTCGTAATGAGTCGAGTAATTACGATTACTCGTGCAATGAATCGAAAAAATTGCagaataaaaatcttaatcGGTACAGAGATGTTGCGCCTTATGATCATACGagagttattttaaaaagaggCTCTTGTGATTATATCAATGCGAACCTTGTTAAG ATGGAAAAAGCACATCGacaatatattttgactcaagGACCATTGCCATGTACTGCTGGACACTTCTGGCTGATGGTTTGGGAGCAAAATTCAAAGGCCATTCTTATGCTGAATAAAGTGATCGAAAAAGAACAAGTAAAGTGCCATCAATATTGGCCACTCGGTGGCTCCAACAGCACAATGACATTTCCCgatgttaatttaaaagttgactTTGTTAAGAAAATCGAAACCTCTCACTATACAACCAGTACACtgag ATTGACGGACCTTGAGACAAAACAAAGCAGAGAAATTTTGCACTTCCACTACATCACCTGGCCAGATTTCGGAGTACCCCAAAGTCCGGTAGcatttttacgatttttagTTGACGTGAGAAAATCCGGCGCCCTCGATTCAAATGTCGGGCCGCCTATCGTTCATTGCTCCGCTGGAATCGGTCGCTCTGGGACATTTTGTCTCGTGGATACTTGTCTTGTTTTG attGAGGAAAATGGATTGAACTCAGTAAATGTCAAAGAAGTTTTACTAGAAATGAGACGATCGCGCATGGGATTGATTCAAACACCAGATCAACTCCGGTTTTCATATGCAGCAATTATTGAAGGAGCTAAACAATTGCCATCAAATAAC AATCTGGATGATGgcattgaaataataaatcactACGATGTTGTAAACAACGATATCATGAATTCATCTCAAGAAGAAGACGATGAGCCGCCACCATTACCTCCACCACGGGGTGACAGTCTTACAAGAAGTATGATGTCTGATTTGACACCGAGTCCTGTCTCTGagaatg AAAATGGAACTGGTCCACCAAATAAACCATTACCCATGGAACCGCCGATACtaattgataatattaataaactacCGACAACAAATTCAAATAACGTACACGAAAATAATGTCGACGTGGTAGGGGAAGAAGACAGTGAAAATGCATTACTCAGAGACAGTTCTCCACGTAGTGATACATCAGACAC gaaAAATGAATTACGTCAACGTCATCAGGAGAAGAAAGATCGACTGGCGAAACAGGTGCGGGAAATGAAACGTCGCCAACAGCAAACGGAAAATTGGCAAAAATTCAAGAGGTCAATATTCAAGCCCGTAACACTAGGCATAG atcAAAAAGCGAAACAACGGAATCAGTTCAAGTGCACGAGGAAGCTGACTCTACTTGATGAcgaaaataaaagaagaataaataattttttacgtaaACTTAATAAACTTATAATCAAAAGCAATAAAAATACGTAA
- the LOC130672681 gene encoding serine/threonine-protein phosphatase 4 regulatory subunit 1-like isoform X5, protein MSSEMENHRENSVDIKKNNITQLVGRILVEIFRGAIDNGTDLNVTEVMQPVHKLVHDTESAVRLELVEQLPHVAMICQEAPEKYGSILSNHLIHIIVGFLQDTDQQVRQSTHTALLTLIERGLLDKNSAENVVAPTLLTMGTQPAKLEYINFAIDGMSKVASILDPETAERLFLQRYLSLCSDINFFIRKLCAIHFGEFSTAMSKETVYDILLPAYINLCKDPVWTVRKSCAEVIVSVACCVPIELRRTTLSTILASHLEDESKWVRLSAYQMLGPFISTFARKFTGIAYNHYGELILTDQHGTELRYNMISFNSGESAMSCKSASDEDYEQDNEMMNNTMSRENQEDNVQKYRRKMGGRSKLYQKRMAKECADLAKKQWNSLGSLNKTSNYEDSADEDHHQFNSFLYYYIPPPDLPPLDNDLMEIDDANDSSAAGENLKDQDDSLNESTDGKIKTETEDTEAVTETGTDTDTDRNSLDNSDTPRNNTDVEPTSNEIDSNDPQDSKEIKNEINNETEKNPCYEDDKDNEQDKEQEREQDNGQYEDEDKDLLNNSQNNSTDDYKLMSETISISNTSLDYSNFESSDSKQRNNYAVNNPSDNDNSQTIVPQELINFFVSMAEPEAWWNSKWNNAEIPRFCAFYFPAVVLTLGKENWPMLKTAYGYLSDAREYKVRRTMASSIHEVAMILGEELSAQDLLPIYDGFIKDLDEVRISALKHLATFLKVLKPADRCHFLPRLKAFLSIDNESNWRFREEVACRLLESVSLYSTNDVAKYIAPLSFPLLVDKVAAVRQMALELVTQIISYLSSDDSLVTAIIQELRSMLTASSSRWTCRQTFALLCASLISKDAISGEKFSSELLPWLLDLSSDVVPNVRLAVIRTLTTQVVNISNILSEEEVELINNKVQLSREDPDRDVRAIAGGSVGKYQAFKWPEIRDLPSVSHKRQLDGN, encoded by the exons aatcagCAGTGAGATTGGAATTGGTTGAGCAGCTGCCGCACGTCGCTATGATTTGCCAAGAAGCGCCAGAAAAATACGGAAGTATTTTATCAAATCATCTTATCCACATCATCGTTGGTTTTCTTCAAGATACTGACCAACAG GTACGACAATCAACTCATACTGCGCTCTTAACACTAATAGAACGTGGCCTGTTGGACAAGAACTCTGCTGAAAATGTCGTTGCACCAACACTTTTAACGATGGGAACACAGCCAGCAAAACTGGAGTACATTAATTTTGCAATTGAt GGAATGAGCAAAGTCGCTTCTATACTCGATCCTGAAACAGCAGAGAGACTTTTTTTACAACGTTACCTGTCACTATGCTCAGACATTAATTTCTTTATACGTAAATTATGTGCGATACATTTCGGCGAATTTTCAACGGCGATGTCTAAAGAAACAGTGTATGACATATTG CTGCCGGCGTACATAAATTTATGCAAAGATCCAGTTTGGACAGTGAGAAAATCATGCGCAGAAGTGATAGTATCAGTAGCCTGCTGTGTCCCGATTGAATTACGTCGTACAACATTGTCCACGATATTAGCTAGTCATCTAGAAGATGAGTCCAAGTGGGTTAGATTATCAGCTTACCAAATGCTTGGTCCTTTTATATCAACTTTTGCTAGGAAATTCACTGGAATTGCGTATAATCATTACGGTGAACTCATACTTACAGACCAGCATGGTACTGAGCTCAGGTATAACAT gATATCTTTCAATTCAGGTGAGTCGGCGATGTCATGTAAGTCAGCATCAGACGAAGATTACGAGCAAGACAACGAAATGATGAACAACACGATGTCTAGGGAAAACCAAGAAGACAACGTACAAAAATACCGAAGGAAAATGGGAGGTAGAAGCAAACTGTATCAAAAAAGAATGGCTAAGGAATGCGCTGACTTAGCCAAGAAGCAGTGGAACAGCTTGGGTTCACTAAacaaaacatcaaattacgaAGATTCTGCTGACGAAGATCATCAtcaattcaattcatttcTCTACTACTACATACCCCCACCGGATTTACCTCCACTAGACAATGATCTAATGGAAATTGATGATGCCAATGATTCATCAGCTGCcggagaaaatttaaaagaccaAGATGATTCACTCAACGAATCTACGGATGGCAAAATAAAGACAGAGACAGAAGACACCGAGGCTGTAACTGAAACCGGAACTGATACTGATACTGATAGAAATTCTCTTGATAATTCCGATACCCCCCGCAATAACACCGACGTTGAACCAACAAGTAATGAAATTGATAGCAATGATCCTCAGGATAGCAAAGAAATTAAGAacgaaataaataatgagaCTGAAAAAAATCCTTGTTATGAAGATGATAAAGATAACGAACAAGATAAAGAACAAGAGCGAGAACAAGATAACGGACAATACGAAGATGAAGATAAAGATTTACTAAATAATAGTCAAAACAATTCAACAGACGATTACAAATTGATGAGCGAAACAATAAGTATATCAAATACATCATTAGATTATAGTAATTTTGAGTCATCAGATTCAAAACAACGTAATAATTATGCCGTCAACAATCCATCAGATAATGATAATAGTCAGACAATAGTACCACAAgaactgattaatttttttgtatccaTGGCTGAACCAGAGGCATGGTGGAATTCCAAGTGGAACAACGCCGAAATTCCCCGTTTCTGTGCATTTTATTTTCCCGCAGTTGTCTTGACACTCGGCAAAGAAAACTGGCCAATGTTGAAAACAGCATACGGATATTTATCAGACGCACGTGAATACAAAGTACGTCGTACAATGGCATCAAGTATCCATGAGGTAGCGATGATACTAGGCGAGGAATTATCAGCCCAAGATTTGCTGCCTATCTACGATGGATTTATAAAAGATTTAGACGAAGTAAGAATAAGTGCATTGAAACATTTAGcgacatttttaaaagtattaaagcCAGCAGATCGCTGTCATTTTTTACCCCGTCTCAAGGCATTTTTATCAATAGACAATGAAAGTAATTGGCGATTTCGTGAGGAAGTTGCATGTCGTCTGCTTGAATCTGTATCACTCTACAGTACCAATGACGTTGCTAAATACATCGCGCCACTGTCATTCCCACTGTTAGTCGACAAAGTTGCCGCGGTAAGACAAATGGCACTTGAACTTGTCActcaaataatttcatatttgtCAAGCGATGACAGTCTGGTCACAGCAATAATCCAAGAATTGAGATCAATGTTGACTGCCAGCTCATCGCGCTGGACATGCAGACAAACATTTGCATTACTCTGTGCCTCGTTGATAAGCAAAGATGCCATAAGcggtgaaaaattttcaagtgaatTATTGCCCTGGCTTTTAGATTTATCATCAGACGTTGTGCCTAATGTCAGATTAGCTGTTATCAGAACACTGACGACGCAAGTTGTCAACATAAGCAATATTCTTAGTGAGGAAGAGGttgaattgataaataataaggtACAGCTATCACGGGAAGATCCCGATCGTGATGTCAGAGCAATTGCTGGCGGTAGTGTCGGTAAATATCAAGCATTCAAGTGGCCAGAAATTAGAGATCTTCCTAGTGTCAGTCATAAAAGACAGTTGGATGGCAATTAg
- the LOC130672681 gene encoding serine/threonine-protein phosphatase 4 regulatory subunit 1-like isoform X4, which yields MDAQEMANRMGTEIDSGNSGYDQQRDGEGDRGGGDEGGGYPYPLHPMARLQQYATCELPYNRQLVGRILVEIFRGAIDNGTDLNVTEVMQPVHKLVHDTESAVRLELVEQLPHVAMICQEAPEKYGSILSNHLIHIIVGFLQDTDQQVRQSTHTALLTLIERGLLDKNSAENVVAPTLLTMGTQPAKLEYINFAIDGMSKVASILDPETAERLFLQRYLSLCSDINFFIRKLCAIHFGEFSTAMSKETVYDILLPAYINLCKDPVWTVRKSCAEVIVSVACCVPIELRRTTLSTILASHLEDESKWVRLSAYQMLGPFISTFARKFTGIAYNHYGELILTDQHGTELRYNMISFNSGESAMSCKSASDEDYEQDNEMMNNTMSRENQEDNVQKYRRKMGGRSKLYQKRMAKECADLAKKQWNSLGSLNKTSNYEDSADEDHHQFNSFLYYYIPPPDLPPLDNDLMEIDDANDSSAAGENLKDQDDSLNESTDGKIKTETEDTEAVTETGTDTDTDRNSLDNSDTPRNNTDVEPTSNEIDSNDPQDSKEIKNEINNETEKNPCYEDDKDNEQDKEQEREQDNGQYEDEDKDLLNNSQNNSTDDYKLMSETISISNTSLDYSNFESSDSKQRNNYAVNNPSDNDNSQTIVPQELINFFVSMAEPEAWWNSKWNNAEIPRFCAFYFPAVVLTLGKENWPMLKTAYGYLSDAREYKVRRTMASSIHEVAMILGEELSAQDLLPIYDGFIKDLDEVRISALKHLATFLKVLKPADRCHFLPRLKAFLSIDNESNWRFREEVACRLLESVSLYSTNDVAKYIAPLSFPLLVDKVAAVRQMALELVTQIISYLSSDDSLVTAIIQELRSMLTASSSRWTCRQTFALLCASLISKDAISGEKFSSELLPWLLDLSSDVVPNVRLAVIRTLTTQVVNISNILSEEEVELINNKVQLSREDPDRDVRAIAGGSVGKYQAFKWPEIRDLPSVSHKRQLDGN from the exons aatcagCAGTGAGATTGGAATTGGTTGAGCAGCTGCCGCACGTCGCTATGATTTGCCAAGAAGCGCCAGAAAAATACGGAAGTATTTTATCAAATCATCTTATCCACATCATCGTTGGTTTTCTTCAAGATACTGACCAACAG GTACGACAATCAACTCATACTGCGCTCTTAACACTAATAGAACGTGGCCTGTTGGACAAGAACTCTGCTGAAAATGTCGTTGCACCAACACTTTTAACGATGGGAACACAGCCAGCAAAACTGGAGTACATTAATTTTGCAATTGAt GGAATGAGCAAAGTCGCTTCTATACTCGATCCTGAAACAGCAGAGAGACTTTTTTTACAACGTTACCTGTCACTATGCTCAGACATTAATTTCTTTATACGTAAATTATGTGCGATACATTTCGGCGAATTTTCAACGGCGATGTCTAAAGAAACAGTGTATGACATATTG CTGCCGGCGTACATAAATTTATGCAAAGATCCAGTTTGGACAGTGAGAAAATCATGCGCAGAAGTGATAGTATCAGTAGCCTGCTGTGTCCCGATTGAATTACGTCGTACAACATTGTCCACGATATTAGCTAGTCATCTAGAAGATGAGTCCAAGTGGGTTAGATTATCAGCTTACCAAATGCTTGGTCCTTTTATATCAACTTTTGCTAGGAAATTCACTGGAATTGCGTATAATCATTACGGTGAACTCATACTTACAGACCAGCATGGTACTGAGCTCAGGTATAACAT gATATCTTTCAATTCAGGTGAGTCGGCGATGTCATGTAAGTCAGCATCAGACGAAGATTACGAGCAAGACAACGAAATGATGAACAACACGATGTCTAGGGAAAACCAAGAAGACAACGTACAAAAATACCGAAGGAAAATGGGAGGTAGAAGCAAACTGTATCAAAAAAGAATGGCTAAGGAATGCGCTGACTTAGCCAAGAAGCAGTGGAACAGCTTGGGTTCACTAAacaaaacatcaaattacgaAGATTCTGCTGACGAAGATCATCAtcaattcaattcatttcTCTACTACTACATACCCCCACCGGATTTACCTCCACTAGACAATGATCTAATGGAAATTGATGATGCCAATGATTCATCAGCTGCcggagaaaatttaaaagaccaAGATGATTCACTCAACGAATCTACGGATGGCAAAATAAAGACAGAGACAGAAGACACCGAGGCTGTAACTGAAACCGGAACTGATACTGATACTGATAGAAATTCTCTTGATAATTCCGATACCCCCCGCAATAACACCGACGTTGAACCAACAAGTAATGAAATTGATAGCAATGATCCTCAGGATAGCAAAGAAATTAAGAacgaaataaataatgagaCTGAAAAAAATCCTTGTTATGAAGATGATAAAGATAACGAACAAGATAAAGAACAAGAGCGAGAACAAGATAACGGACAATACGAAGATGAAGATAAAGATTTACTAAATAATAGTCAAAACAATTCAACAGACGATTACAAATTGATGAGCGAAACAATAAGTATATCAAATACATCATTAGATTATAGTAATTTTGAGTCATCAGATTCAAAACAACGTAATAATTATGCCGTCAACAATCCATCAGATAATGATAATAGTCAGACAATAGTACCACAAgaactgattaatttttttgtatccaTGGCTGAACCAGAGGCATGGTGGAATTCCAAGTGGAACAACGCCGAAATTCCCCGTTTCTGTGCATTTTATTTTCCCGCAGTTGTCTTGACACTCGGCAAAGAAAACTGGCCAATGTTGAAAACAGCATACGGATATTTATCAGACGCACGTGAATACAAAGTACGTCGTACAATGGCATCAAGTATCCATGAGGTAGCGATGATACTAGGCGAGGAATTATCAGCCCAAGATTTGCTGCCTATCTACGATGGATTTATAAAAGATTTAGACGAAGTAAGAATAAGTGCATTGAAACATTTAGcgacatttttaaaagtattaaagcCAGCAGATCGCTGTCATTTTTTACCCCGTCTCAAGGCATTTTTATCAATAGACAATGAAAGTAATTGGCGATTTCGTGAGGAAGTTGCATGTCGTCTGCTTGAATCTGTATCACTCTACAGTACCAATGACGTTGCTAAATACATCGCGCCACTGTCATTCCCACTGTTAGTCGACAAAGTTGCCGCGGTAAGACAAATGGCACTTGAACTTGTCActcaaataatttcatatttgtCAAGCGATGACAGTCTGGTCACAGCAATAATCCAAGAATTGAGATCAATGTTGACTGCCAGCTCATCGCGCTGGACATGCAGACAAACATTTGCATTACTCTGTGCCTCGTTGATAAGCAAAGATGCCATAAGcggtgaaaaattttcaagtgaatTATTGCCCTGGCTTTTAGATTTATCATCAGACGTTGTGCCTAATGTCAGATTAGCTGTTATCAGAACACTGACGACGCAAGTTGTCAACATAAGCAATATTCTTAGTGAGGAAGAGGttgaattgataaataataaggtACAGCTATCACGGGAAGATCCCGATCGTGATGTCAGAGCAATTGCTGGCGGTAGTGTCGGTAAATATCAAGCATTCAAGTGGCCAGAAATTAGAGATCTTCCTAGTGTCAGTCATAAAAGACAGTTGGATGGCAATTAg
- the LOC130672681 gene encoding serine/threonine-protein phosphatase 4 regulatory subunit 1-like isoform X6 translates to MQPVHKLVHDTESAVRLELVEQLPHVAMICQEAPEKYGSILSNHLIHIIVGFLQDTDQQVRQSTHTALLTLIERGLLDKNSAENVVAPTLLTMGTQPAKLEYINFAIDGMSKVASILDPETAERLFLQRYLSLCSDINFFIRKLCAIHFGEFSTAMSKETVYDILLPAYINLCKDPVWTVRKSCAEVIVSVACCVPIELRRTTLSTILASHLEDESKWVRLSAYQMLGPFISTFARKFTGIAYNHYGELILTDQHGTELRYNMISFNSGESAMSCKSASDEDYEQDNEMMNNTMSRENQEDNVQKYRRKMGGRSKLYQKRMAKECADLAKKQWNSLGSLNKTSNYEDSADEDHHQFNSFLYYYIPPPDLPPLDNDLMEIDDANDSSAAGENLKDQDDSLNESTDGKIKTETEDTEAVTETGTDTDTDRNSLDNSDTPRNNTDVEPTSNEIDSNDPQDSKEIKNEINNETEKNPCYEDDKDNEQDKEQEREQDNGQYEDEDKDLLNNSQNNSTDDYKLMSETISISNTSLDYSNFESSDSKQRNNYAVNNPSDNDNSQTIVPQELINFFVSMAEPEAWWNSKWNNAEIPRFCAFYFPAVVLTLGKENWPMLKTAYGYLSDAREYKVRRTMASSIHEVAMILGEELSAQDLLPIYDGFIKDLDEVRISALKHLATFLKVLKPADRCHFLPRLKAFLSIDNESNWRFREEVACRLLESVSLYSTNDVAKYIAPLSFPLLVDKVAAVRQMALELVTQIISYLSSDDSLVTAIIQELRSMLTASSSRWTCRQTFALLCASLISKDAISGEKFSSELLPWLLDLSSDVVPNVRLAVIRTLTTQVVNISNILSEEEVELINNKVQLSREDPDRDVRAIAGGSVGKYQAFKWPEIRDLPSVSHKRQLDGN, encoded by the exons aatcagCAGTGAGATTGGAATTGGTTGAGCAGCTGCCGCACGTCGCTATGATTTGCCAAGAAGCGCCAGAAAAATACGGAAGTATTTTATCAAATCATCTTATCCACATCATCGTTGGTTTTCTTCAAGATACTGACCAACAG GTACGACAATCAACTCATACTGCGCTCTTAACACTAATAGAACGTGGCCTGTTGGACAAGAACTCTGCTGAAAATGTCGTTGCACCAACACTTTTAACGATGGGAACACAGCCAGCAAAACTGGAGTACATTAATTTTGCAATTGAt GGAATGAGCAAAGTCGCTTCTATACTCGATCCTGAAACAGCAGAGAGACTTTTTTTACAACGTTACCTGTCACTATGCTCAGACATTAATTTCTTTATACGTAAATTATGTGCGATACATTTCGGCGAATTTTCAACGGCGATGTCTAAAGAAACAGTGTATGACATATTG CTGCCGGCGTACATAAATTTATGCAAAGATCCAGTTTGGACAGTGAGAAAATCATGCGCAGAAGTGATAGTATCAGTAGCCTGCTGTGTCCCGATTGAATTACGTCGTACAACATTGTCCACGATATTAGCTAGTCATCTAGAAGATGAGTCCAAGTGGGTTAGATTATCAGCTTACCAAATGCTTGGTCCTTTTATATCAACTTTTGCTAGGAAATTCACTGGAATTGCGTATAATCATTACGGTGAACTCATACTTACAGACCAGCATGGTACTGAGCTCAGGTATAACAT gATATCTTTCAATTCAGGTGAGTCGGCGATGTCATGTAAGTCAGCATCAGACGAAGATTACGAGCAAGACAACGAAATGATGAACAACACGATGTCTAGGGAAAACCAAGAAGACAACGTACAAAAATACCGAAGGAAAATGGGAGGTAGAAGCAAACTGTATCAAAAAAGAATGGCTAAGGAATGCGCTGACTTAGCCAAGAAGCAGTGGAACAGCTTGGGTTCACTAAacaaaacatcaaattacgaAGATTCTGCTGACGAAGATCATCAtcaattcaattcatttcTCTACTACTACATACCCCCACCGGATTTACCTCCACTAGACAATGATCTAATGGAAATTGATGATGCCAATGATTCATCAGCTGCcggagaaaatttaaaagaccaAGATGATTCACTCAACGAATCTACGGATGGCAAAATAAAGACAGAGACAGAAGACACCGAGGCTGTAACTGAAACCGGAACTGATACTGATACTGATAGAAATTCTCTTGATAATTCCGATACCCCCCGCAATAACACCGACGTTGAACCAACAAGTAATGAAATTGATAGCAATGATCCTCAGGATAGCAAAGAAATTAAGAacgaaataaataatgagaCTGAAAAAAATCCTTGTTATGAAGATGATAAAGATAACGAACAAGATAAAGAACAAGAGCGAGAACAAGATAACGGACAATACGAAGATGAAGATAAAGATTTACTAAATAATAGTCAAAACAATTCAACAGACGATTACAAATTGATGAGCGAAACAATAAGTATATCAAATACATCATTAGATTATAGTAATTTTGAGTCATCAGATTCAAAACAACGTAATAATTATGCCGTCAACAATCCATCAGATAATGATAATAGTCAGACAATAGTACCACAAgaactgattaatttttttgtatccaTGGCTGAACCAGAGGCATGGTGGAATTCCAAGTGGAACAACGCCGAAATTCCCCGTTTCTGTGCATTTTATTTTCCCGCAGTTGTCTTGACACTCGGCAAAGAAAACTGGCCAATGTTGAAAACAGCATACGGATATTTATCAGACGCACGTGAATACAAAGTACGTCGTACAATGGCATCAAGTATCCATGAGGTAGCGATGATACTAGGCGAGGAATTATCAGCCCAAGATTTGCTGCCTATCTACGATGGATTTATAAAAGATTTAGACGAAGTAAGAATAAGTGCATTGAAACATTTAGcgacatttttaaaagtattaaagcCAGCAGATCGCTGTCATTTTTTACCCCGTCTCAAGGCATTTTTATCAATAGACAATGAAAGTAATTGGCGATTTCGTGAGGAAGTTGCATGTCGTCTGCTTGAATCTGTATCACTCTACAGTACCAATGACGTTGCTAAATACATCGCGCCACTGTCATTCCCACTGTTAGTCGACAAAGTTGCCGCGGTAAGACAAATGGCACTTGAACTTGTCActcaaataatttcatatttgtCAAGCGATGACAGTCTGGTCACAGCAATAATCCAAGAATTGAGATCAATGTTGACTGCCAGCTCATCGCGCTGGACATGCAGACAAACATTTGCATTACTCTGTGCCTCGTTGATAAGCAAAGATGCCATAAGcggtgaaaaattttcaagtgaatTATTGCCCTGGCTTTTAGATTTATCATCAGACGTTGTGCCTAATGTCAGATTAGCTGTTATCAGAACACTGACGACGCAAGTTGTCAACATAAGCAATATTCTTAGTGAGGAAGAGGttgaattgataaataataaggtACAGCTATCACGGGAAGATCCCGATCGTGATGTCAGAGCAATTGCTGGCGGTAGTGTCGGTAAATATCAAGCATTCAAGTGGCCAGAAATTAGAGATCTTCCTAGTGTCAGTCATAAAAGACAGTTGGATGGCAATTAg